In Phycisphaerales bacterium, the sequence GCGGGCGCACGCCCGAGCAGGCCTCGATGAAACTCATCCGCCGCCCCGAGCGCCCCAAGCGAAGCCCCGTGATCGCGCTCCGCCTGGGGAACGAGAAGTACCGCTCGTGGAAGGCCTTCCTCGACCACGCCTACTGGGACGTGGAACTCCGATAAGTCGCTTGGAGTTCGAAGCGCGTGGTACTGCACGCACACGTCTCGTTGCCCTCCGACTACATCCATCACGATCGTCCGGAAATCTCCGCTCTCTCGCCGAGTCGCTCAGGCCTACACGTTCCGGCACGCGTGTTGTTTCCCCGTGATGCGTGTCCACCACATCGCCCAAACTTGTCGCCTTTGCCGGAGTCGTCTCCATTTCGATCCTGACGATTGCCGGCTGCGCCCACTCCACAAGCAGCGCGTTCGCACCGCGGCAGGCCGTTCAACGGTCCCAGGCCGAACTCGTCTTTGCCGGGCCCGATGTCCAGGACAATCAGTCCCTCGAGGACACTTACGCGACGCTGTGGTACGCCCGGCGAGACGACACGCTCGGCGCGCCGCCCCCGGGCGATCCCACAAGCACCCTGCTCTTTCCCCCGGCCCCAGCGCCGAGCCTGAGCGACGCGCGTCGGCTCTTCCTCTACACCCACTCCCCGGACACCTACATCTACTTCGACGATCGCCACGATCATCATCGCCGCGATCGAGAGTATCGACGCCCCACCACTCCACGTCGACCGGGCTATCCCAGCCATCCAGGCTCGTACCCCTCGCGTCGCTGGTGAGCACGACGACCACCAACACAAGAAAACGACGCCGGGCGAAGGTTCGCGCCGGCGTCGTGACACACTCGAAATCACGCACTCCAAAAGTCAACGCCCGGGCGGCCTACACAGCCAACCCGGGCGTGGAACTCGTTGCGCGTCGCCGGCCAACCCCCCGGTCGCACGCCCTCCCGCCCCCATCGGGCTCTCCCTCACTCCCCATCACATGGAGGCTTGGGTCAGGCGTGGCGCCGACGACGCGCCCTTGGACCGAGTTCAGTCGAACAGAGCCGTGGTTTCGGGCTTGTCGACGCTTCGAAGCACGAGGGTCGTGTCGATGCGGAAGTTGGACTGCGTGCGGTGACGCTCGGCGAAGAAGAAGTTCAACTTGTACTTGTGCCCGTCCTTGAGCCAGTTGAGCCGGTCGAGCTCGATCGTCTGGCTGACCGCGGAGTGCACGCCACCGATGTCGATCACCAGCTTCCCGTCGATGAAGACCCACACGTCGTCGTCACCGGTGAAGGTGAAGGTGTGCCCGGCGCCGCGCTGGTAGACGAAGTCGCTCGCCAGCTCATAGGTGAAGTGGAAGTTCTTGCTGTCGCCGTTGCTGTTGCCCATGAGTTCGCCGTTGACCGGGAAGAACCCGCCGCGGCCCGAGTACGTCGCGTCGGTGCGGTCGCTGAAGGTGTAGATCGGCGTCCCCGACTGGCGAACCAGCGTGATAGCGAGCGGCTTGGAGACATTCACGCCGGACGTGTCGCGGAACCACTGACCAAACTGGCTGTCGGTGCTCGCGATCGCTCCGCCCGTGCTCGACGCGATCGAGCCCGCCGTGTCGCCGTCACGCTTGTCGATGTACGTGCGCGTCGGGATGATGTTCCGACCCTGCGAGTCGCGATAGTTCGAAGAGAGCTTGTACCCGGCGCTCGCCTTCACGGGCTTGTTGTCGGCGTCCAGCGTGTCCTGGACCATCCCGACGTAGTGCCCGAAGCCGCTCGAGGGCCGGCGCTCGAAGTCGGTGTGCCCGCCGGAGACCGAACGCTCCTTGAAGTCACGCACGACGCCCGTGAGCGTCAGCGTCGCGGGGAGGTCCGAGTACCGGTCGTTCGACGTCCCCTCGCCCGACGCGGTCGCCCGCTCGGGAGTCATCGCGAGGCCCGCCGCCAGGCAGAGCATCAACGCAAACGGGGCACCCTTCCGAAATGCATTCACAAAGTTCGCCATAGTCCTTCACTCCTTCCGGGGGTCCCCGGGCAAGACGTGTCATGCATCCCCCGGGCCACGCAGCACCGAAGGCTCACTGAGGAAGGTCAAATACACCCGCTCTGGCGTCAACCCATCGGGGTGACTTTCCTTGACCGCCCGTCCGCCTGCAACGACTGGGCAACTCCGGCAGACTCTGCCGGATGTGCCGGCGTGCCCCATGGTGCGATCACGCACCAGAAACGAAGACCGCGCGACGCCACACGCCGCTCGGTACCAATGTCTCGAAGTTGCGAGTATCACGGCACCAGGCCGATCACTTCGACGCGACCGACGCCGACTCTTTGGGGACGAGGCGCAGCGTCGTCTCGATCCGGAAGTTCGACTCACTCGTGCGGCGTTCGGCATGGAAGAGCCGGAGCGTGTACGTCCGCCCGTCCTGGAGACCGCTGAGCCGGTCCAACTCGACCGTCTGCTCGCGACGCGGATGGGGTCCGCCGAGATCGATCACCAACTTGCCGTCGATGAACACCCACGCGTCGTCGTCACCGACGAACGTGAAGAGATGCCCCTTCCCGCGCTCATAGCGGAACGTGGTCTCGATCTGCGTCGTGAAGTGGAAGTTCTTTCCCCACGTGCTGTAGTTGCCCATCAACATTCCGTCGATCGGGAAAAACCCGCCGCGAGACGTGTAGGGCGCGTCGATCGACGAGTCGAAGACGTAGCGATTGGTGCCCCCGACGCGTCGAAGACGGATCTCGATGTCCGTGGCCGCGTTCACACCGGGCACATCGTGGTACCAGGAATAGAACGACTCGGAGGATTCCACGCGCTTGTCTGTGCACTCGCGCAGTCGCGCCTTGGTGTCGCCGCGATTCTCGTCCGCCGTTCCGGGGCGAATGTTCTTCCCCGAGCGGCTCTTGGCCTCGCCCACGATCTCCTGGCCCGACACGGTCTTGAGCACGGGCGTGTTGTCGGGACCAAGACGATCCTCGACCAGCCCGACCCGGGTCTGCCCGGACCAACGCTCAAAGTCCGGATGCCCGCCTGGATCGTCGTGGGGCTTGAAGTCCCGGATTCTGGCCTTGAGCGTCTGCTCCGACGGAAGGTCCGAGAACGGATCGACGTTTGCACCCGACGAGTCGTTGGGACTCTTCACGATTTCCGTCTGCTTCGTCGATCCCGGGTCCGCCTCGACGGACCATCCCGCCGCCTGGAGT encodes:
- a CDS encoding fibro-slime domain-containing protein, which gives rise to MANFVNAFRKGAPFALMLCLAAGLAMTPERATASGEGTSNDRYSDLPATLTLTGVVRDFKERSVSGGHTDFERRPSSGFGHYVGMVQDTLDADNKPVKASAGYKLSSNYRDSQGRNIIPTRTYIDKRDGDTAGSIASSTGGAIASTDSQFGQWFRDTSGVNVSKPLAITLVRQSGTPIYTFSDRTDATYSGRGGFFPVNGELMGNSNGDSKNFHFTYELASDFVYQRGAGHTFTFTGDDDVWVFIDGKLVIDIGGVHSAVSQTIELDRLNWLKDGHKYKLNFFFAERHRTQSNFRIDTTLVLRSVDKPETTALFD
- a CDS encoding fibro-slime domain-containing protein; this encodes MDRLGRHIAAGLAILALQAAGWSVEADPGSTKQTEIVKSPNDSSGANVDPFSDLPSEQTLKARIRDFKPHDDPGGHPDFERWSGQTRVGLVEDRLGPDNTPVLKTVSGQEIVGEAKSRSGKNIRPGTADENRGDTKARLRECTDKRVESSESFYSWYHDVPGVNAATDIEIRLRRVGGTNRYVFDSSIDAPYTSRGGFFPIDGMLMGNYSTWGKNFHFTTQIETTFRYERGKGHLFTFVGDDDAWVFIDGKLVIDLGGPHPRREQTVELDRLSGLQDGRTYTLRLFHAERRTSESNFRIETTLRLVPKESASVASK